ctttatctttatacaACAATAACAATACACAATCCCGCATGTGCGAGGTAtgggacccaacaacaacaacatttttatatttatctttatctttatctttatccttCATTTTTAATTTTGCCATTATTTGGTTTTTATTCCAAAATTGTAATGGATTTTCACTATAATATTTCTTTAACTTTTCTTTTAAATTTTCTAAATTTACTTGGTACTCCAAAAGTCTTTCTCCCTTACATATTAGGACAGGTAAACTTTTTTCTAGAACTGCTTTTTCTTTATATCCAATATCTTGTTGATTTAGCCTTGGTTTAAAATTAAGAGGAAAAGGTCTTGAATATGCCTTTTTTATTCTCTTAACTACAATTAAAGTATGACAAGATGTCTATAAGATTACTTGGTATGTTAACATATCAAAAGTTACTTTAATAAATCTTTGTAGgaaattattttctaataacacaTCTGAACAAGTATTATGAAAATAAATAGGAGGACATTTTACAATAAATGATCTAATTAAAATTAAAGGTTCTTTTATTCCTCTATTTAAAGGAATAATATTTCTTGAAAATAAAATTCCTCTAAAAGGTTCTAAATCTTGATGATATTTTTCAGGATATCATTCAGGTTTACATATGCAAACACCTGCTCTATCAATAAAAGTACCAAAATATTCTGCCTTGTAATCTTTATATGTAATTCCTATTGGATTTTATCTTATGGGTATTTTATCTTTTCCGAATTTTAGAATAGTTTCAATGGCTTCAGTTATTTCATGCATATCGCCATTAAATTTTGTATATTGGTGAGGTTCACTTAATTTATATCCTATTAACTTTTCACACAAATTACGATTTAAATAATTAGCATTTATTCCTGTATCTATTAATTTGTTTACACTAGAAAAATTAATAGCATTATAATATTCTCCTTGAATTTTGTAATTCTTTAAAAGTTCATCCTTCTCCAATATTACGTTAAATCTATTTGAAGTAAATAATCTTTCTATGGGGTGAGTAATGACTTCTTTAATGGAGAATGACATTCTGGGAGCTATCTGGTTATTCAATAATAATGGTTTATCTTGTAGTTCTAAATTTAGTGGTCGACTATCTATTTCTTCAATTTTAGCTAAAGTAGGTATCTGTATTTTGCATACTTCACTAAAAAAAAAGTCTATTGCATCTTTAATCGTAAAGCAATCAGAATGATGTGTATTTGATATAGCATATGATATTGCATAAGTTATGGAATAgggtttattattttgtttaaagaaATTCTTTCTCTTAAAATCTTGTAATAGACTTAGCATTTTATCAAAATCTCTATCTTGTATATTATAAGATATCCTAGGATAtatatattgaacttaagtttgccATATTGTAAGTTTCCTCTTAGGATCTCTAAACATGCTTCTTCTCTATTTTGGATTCTATTATCCATTATTGCTAAATCTATGGTAGTGTCTATTCCATCTTTAAAAGTAGATTTTATAATTATCTGAATAGCTCATATATGGACCCAACCCAAAGTATTTCTTATACTTGGTTCTATGTTTTGTAATTTATTTTGTATATCCTTTTTAGATAGTAAAGGTATCATGACtttattatatgttatatttatatttaatgccCTTTCTTGGATATTTAATTCATAAAATAAATTATGATTTATGGGTCTTATCCTTAGTTTTTGCAAAGTATTTATTTTAAAACCAGAATAATTAGATAATGAAAATTTTTCATGTTGTATTTGTTTTAACTTCTTTTGTCTATTTATACATCTTGTCTgtattaacataaatattcattttgTTCATCTATAACATCTATATCTATATTGGTATAGCTAGTAGATGCTATATGCAATTTATTCATCTTCGCTAGATGTATATTCTGTTTCAGTAAAACAAAAATACTTTCATCGGAATCTTCATCTTGAAAATTCTTTATAGGTATAAATTCACCATTATTTATCATTTCTTCTATATCGTTATCTAATTCAAATATCTTAatgtttttattaaattttttaggACATCTATTTGCGTAATGACCTTTCTCTTTACATATATAACATGTGCATTCTTTAGGATTTTTCTTCCTATTATATGTTGGTTTAATTGTTTGAGTATAAAATTTTTTCTTATAATATctagttttttttttcttaaaatatCCCTTTTTAAAGTGAGTTCTTTTCTTATATTTTTCGTTTTATCTTACCATAATAATAAGAGCTATCACACCCTATCATTATAGGCATTTTTGGGCTACTACAACATAAGGATACTTTTTTCTTCAAATTTTTACTCATTTTTGCTAAAAATGCATGTGCACACCATTCGCTTAATTTATCTCTCACATGAGTAATTTTTTTCCTAATGTATCTTTAGTTCCTGGATTATAAGTGTCTATTAATTTTTGTCCCCATGGGTCAGGTATTTTAGCAAAAAATAACGGTAAATAATTTTCGGTTTTATCAATTTgattatatatatgataataatagtCTTGAAAGACacatatatatctatctatttcGCATATGTCACATAATTGTAGTCTCAATAAAATTGTGGAATATTTTTGGACCGTAGCGGGATCTTTTATAAGATTTCCTTCACCACAAAATTCTAGTCTAAAGACTTCTACAGCTCGAGTTAATATGTTTGCTACATATTCatcaagattaaatatattatgtaTAATAGCTGGGTCTAGATGTTGCGAGAATCTTAAGGCACTTTTTAATAGCATTCTCTCTAAAAATCCTTTAATTGTTTCTAAATCCATTTTGTTAACTGAGACAGCTAGTCTTAAAGCAGTTTTCCATTTATCAATGGCTTCATCTGTATTAGTAACACAATCTATATCTAATTATATTCCAAAAAGATTAATAGGTTCAATTTTCATACTCTCGTATGGTTTATAATTATCTTCCGTTTTCATAGTTGTTTTTACAGCAGCATAACTTTGTGTTGAACCTCTAAATTCATTTTTATAGGTATTTTCGTACTACTACTTGGTATATCGTTTACGTTGGGGACTCAATCTTCTTGTTTTATTTCAGGTTTAACATTTACAAAATTATCGTTTATATTCATTTCTCCTATTTTTGTTACTAGATTATCTATATACGGGGGAATAAATATTTCACTTTCAGTTTCAGATGTCATTGTTTATAGCCTTTAGGTATTTTCATATTGATTAATTATTGTATTTAAGGGTCTTGTGACTTGGTTTTATCTTTCTCTTGAcatcttatattattattttctttgATCAATAATTTTATACTTTCTAATTCGTTAAGTACTTTTTTCTCCGTAATACATAATAGTCTTCTGGATATTTATTAAATCTTTATCTATTTTTAATAAATCATGTGTATCTTCTAAGATAAAAAATTCTTTATTACTCATTATGAAGAATTATAATTCCAATCAGTATTATCATAGACATAGTCGGAATCAGTTATTTCATATCTATCAAAATTAAAATCTTCGTCTGATATATAATCATCAAAGTCATCATCTAAGTGTGTGTTAGATTGTTCTAAAACAATAGTTTCGTTATCGACTAGATTAAAAGTAGTTGATACTAATATATTATAATCGAAAAAATTGAGTGTCTGATCCATCCCTCCGTCACCTAAAAGATGTCTGGCTCGGATACCATTTGTGAGTGGATCATGTAAattcaaaagtattattattattattattattattattattattattattattattattattattgttgttgttgttgttattattattattattattattattattattattattattattattattattattataataataataataataataaaaaacttaaaagttttaaaacttacaaaaaattagtgggaagcctagagacaatctgggcccccacacctctagcaatagcaaaacatatcctagtaaaaatatgagcatcagcaccggcactaatatcttgcgccatcgaactcttctgaacccgctttagcaaagaaacagcctccttctctaattctcccagggaagaaaatgagaaaggaatgaaaccataaccaatcgcctgacagctagattcgtactttacccgcttccgacgagccgcatcaaccacagcacgtccagggacaaagtcaaaaagcccagactgcgtcaaaggagaagaccctgtcaagtcaacacaaacatcgcgaccacaatcccaggaataaagtaacacatctgcaggtctgagggccctgtcgttccctccagacaacccaatgtcaacctcctttctcgctgaaatcccagatcgataacaaacatcaacaagggaatcccgaacaatattatgtcgatgcttaatacccaccataccagcacaagacacggcgtgatccccgaaaatatccccagtaaaaacccttgaacaggcagagcatgccgtcgagatagagaacaatggaacacctaaccggtagcacaacacacatcggtaagtctttgcgttcatcgtctgacccaaccccaaaatagggactgcccttagccaagcagatgtGTGATGACCCTGCTGTGATTTTCATAAGGCCGATTGttggggagataacgaaaaagtggattcggcagaagcggtaacctttgtgaaataaacatctgccaatttcttcatgagtattggggcagcgacctcactcggattacctaaaatatcaaacccaaccgtattattaaacagacccaatgcatctttttatttttattattactagcttTAGGCCCGCGTTTTCGCGTGCACTTTTGTATGAGCGTTATCGAAAGTGTGATGGTTCCAATAAAGTAGctttatatataaacacatattgaTAATGAAATATAAGTTTTTACACATTGATAACCATCACAAAAGACCAAGTGTTAAAGTCATACAAATCAGACCTGCAACTTTATGTAGCTCTCCAGTTATTTTCCATAACTTGTCAAAATAAGTTATTAGTAATATATAccaactatactatatatatatactactaaaaATGACTCACTCAACTTCTGCAAATGTCAAGAAATTCTAGCGTACTTGTTATACTTTTGGAGTAAACTACTCACCCCAACTTGCTTGGTCCACTTCACTATAAGTGAGGGGTTACCTACAATTAGATTAGATAGCTAGGTCATCTTCATACGTAATTCTGAATGGGTCAACTGCAACATTTCCAAGCGATTTATATGCTTTTCCAATGCTTACCAAATTTGCAAGATTAGAACCAAGCACCTCCAAACACCCATATAAGTGCAGACTTCTTTCCATAACGCAACATTAAAGCAATTCCTGTTAGAATTGTGAATCATCATCAGTTTCATGACAACAAATCTTAAGCAGATACATGCTTTAGATTTCTACCCAAAATTAACATATAACACGTAATTCTGAACGGGTTAATTGCAACACTGCCATTCTGAACGACAAAAAATCTTAAGCAGATACATGCTTTAGACTTCTATTTTGGGTCAACCCTAAAAACGATTGGTACACCAAAAGACATCTTTTTCATTATTGGTTTAGGATCGACCCAACCCATTTGATACATATAAGATATTTTTTTCCTTATTGGTTTTGAGGCAACTTAACCCATTTTATCATACTAAAATGATGATTAGCATTGAATGCTTTACTAATTTGAGTAAAAGACTAAATCGATACTCATTTTTAAGAAATGTGACTTAAAATCTAGTGAAGGTATCTTACTTTGAATGTTTAAGCAACGCTTAAATTAGAACCATCACTTGTAGAGGCTTCGCATTGTCATATCCCCACCTCTTATGCATCTGCATCCTCATAATTTGTTTAAATGAGGTATTATAAGAAACATATTTGATAAGTAGCTAAAAGACTACCATCAAAACGTATTTCAAACATCACCACTATGTGTTAATAAGTTCTAGCTATCCATTTTGAATTTCATCAAATAATTAATATACGCATATAAAACAACAAACTTgcttacatatatttataaatatatcaattttataaaaacgaattataACTTGCTTTAAAAACTTAAATTCGGATGAAATCTAAGACACCAAACAACTTAATCAAATGGATATTTTTAAATGAAAGACTCTTTATAAGCTTCCACTTCTATATTCAAGTTCACAATTCTTTCCTGGGTATCAAAAGATTTCACTATCTGAATAAGCTACCTGAACAATCAATTTCACTACCTCCTATTTTATAATCCTCTTTATTGAAAACGAAGTTATTCATTTAAACCTCCTATTACAAAATCCAGTGTATCGTTATTTGCTATAATATATATGTATGGTCAATTTTACACATCCTAATATCTTACTTGATTTCAGTGTTACCCCATCCGCCCATGACGCCACCTGGCAATCAAAGATTGTTCATCAACATAAATCATATGATGAACAAAAAAATAGCATAATAAAATATCCGAAAATGAATACATATTAGTATAATAGATCTAGAATGAATACATGTTAGTATAATAGAGCTAAAATGAATACCTGACAATCAAAGATTGTTCATTAACATAAATTATATAACAATAAACACATTATCACTACTTTTTCGTTTTTTTAATTGCCATATTCCTATATTATAAtacaaatatttttaaaaaataatagtTGTTATAAACACACTTAACACATTGCCACAAGCAATCAACACTTCTATTTACCTGCCCCACTTCTCATCATCAAGTTCAATTTATTTTCTTTTGAAGATGTCACCTTAAGGTCATTGCATCATATCCACCAAAAAATCATCTGGCTGCACAAGTACATGTAAGTATTAGTGATCAACAAACTCTAACAACGTACGTAATAAACATATTCGTTGTATAAGTTAATAGCTTACTTTAAAACTCCTTTTAACTACAACTAAGCCCTTACCTCAATACTTTAACAAATAAATAGCTGAACGTTTTTCATATTAAAACTATACAACTCACCTTACTTGTATCAGTCATTACTTCTTGTAGAATATAATACACAAAAATGATGTCCTCTTCATAACCTCATAATGAGTCTCGACAATCTTTTGTTTTTGTTGCGTGTCATTCAAGCCTTCCATCTATAAACACAAACGTAGATCGACAAAAATGAGTGAACTAAGTCTCGTTCAAAAGGGTAACTCATTTCCCCATATTAGACCCGCCCATTTCACCTCTTCCTTAAACCTGTTCCCACCCATTTGATACGTTACTTGTCTATTAAACCCGCCAATTTTACGAATACTAATTTCTGAACATCTAAACTTTCATTATCACTATCAGATACAAAAAAAATCATGATTGCAATACACTTGATAAATTACTTGTCTATTACACCCGCCCATTTTACCTCGTTCACAAATTTGCTCCTGTCCATCAAACTATATAGAGAAGCTCTCACTGAAATGGAGAAGAACAATTAAATTTTCAAATTAAATTTTGCAATCATGAAAACAAAGTAAAATAGAAACTCTACTCAAAAAATCGAAACTATGATGGTAAAAATTAGGTAAAATAGAGAAGAAACAGTGGTTACCTTTTTTAGGACAAGACATGTTAATGAAGGCTGAACAGAAAATCCAAAAACACGTACTTTGTTACGTCTTAAGCCATCTAATAACGCCTGCTTTGATACCTCTTCCGTCCGAAGGGTAGTAACATCTTTTGACCCTGGCCGCCAGATGTTTTTTATCCTCCACCACTCAAGGATCCTACACTTTTATAAACACAACTAAAAAGAATAAATGCATATCTGTGTGTACATGATTAGCTTTCAGTTGACAATGGGTTCTTCATTACCTTTCAGTTGACAACGGCTTCATGATTAAAAAATGCTTCATCTTTGCACTA
This genomic stretch from Rutidosis leptorrhynchoides isolate AG116_Rl617_1_P2 chromosome 11, CSIRO_AGI_Rlap_v1, whole genome shotgun sequence harbors:
- the LOC139877473 gene encoding uncharacterized protein — protein: MKHFLIMKPLSTERILEWWRIKNIWRPGSKDVTTLRTEEVSKQALLDGLRRNKVRVFGFSVQPSLTCLVLKKMEGLNDTQQKQKIVETHYEVMKRTSFLCIIFYKK